The proteins below come from a single Streptomyces tubercidicus genomic window:
- a CDS encoding glycosyltransferase: MVSTNYAPEHTGIGPYSTQIAEYLAASGADTHVLAGMPHYPAWRVADGYRGRWRVRERRGGVTVHRRRHTVPSRQTALRRALFETGILVHGALTPPRIRPDVVLSQMPSLAGGVLGGRLARQAGVPHVVVVQDLMGAAAEQSGIQGGGRAAALAGAVEARVLRQAAVVGVVHESFVDRVTAMGVPRSRVHVVPNWTHVPGPSGDRDRTRARLGWSDGETVVLHAGNMGLKQGLEVLVEAARLAGQEAAPVRFVLMGDGNQRAHLQRLAADVPALSFLPPAGAEDFPDVLAAADVLAVTQKASVLDMSLPSKLTSYFMTGRPVIASVAAEGGTAQEVLRAGAGTVLAPEDPKALLAEVRALADDPARAARLGARGPQYVEERLSSRAGLERITELLRIARKGRTAAR, translated from the coding sequence GTGGTCTCGACCAACTACGCACCCGAACACACCGGCATAGGGCCGTACTCGACCCAGATCGCCGAGTATCTGGCCGCATCCGGCGCCGACACCCATGTCCTCGCGGGCATGCCGCACTACCCCGCCTGGCGGGTGGCCGACGGCTACCGCGGCCGGTGGCGGGTCCGGGAGCGCCGCGGCGGGGTGACCGTGCACCGCCGGCGGCACACCGTCCCGTCGCGTCAAACCGCCCTGCGCCGGGCGCTGTTCGAGACCGGCATCCTGGTCCATGGCGCCCTGACACCGCCGCGTATCCGGCCCGATGTGGTGCTCAGCCAGATGCCCAGCCTGGCCGGGGGAGTGCTCGGCGGACGCCTGGCGCGGCAGGCCGGGGTACCGCATGTCGTGGTCGTCCAGGACCTGATGGGAGCCGCCGCCGAACAGAGCGGTATCCAGGGCGGGGGCCGGGCCGCCGCGCTGGCCGGGGCGGTGGAGGCGCGGGTGCTGCGCCAGGCGGCCGTCGTCGGAGTGGTGCACGAGTCGTTCGTGGACCGGGTCACGGCGATGGGCGTGCCGCGCTCGCGGGTGCATGTGGTGCCCAACTGGACGCATGTGCCGGGCCCGAGCGGCGACCGGGACCGGACCCGGGCACGGCTGGGCTGGTCCGACGGGGAGACCGTGGTGCTGCACGCCGGGAACATGGGCCTGAAACAGGGCCTGGAGGTGCTGGTCGAGGCCGCGCGGCTGGCCGGTCAGGAAGCCGCGCCCGTGCGGTTCGTGCTCATGGGGGACGGCAATCAGCGCGCGCATCTGCAACGGCTCGCCGCGGATGTCCCCGCGCTGTCCTTCCTGCCGCCCGCCGGTGCCGAGGACTTCCCCGATGTGCTGGCCGCCGCCGATGTGCTCGCGGTGACCCAGAAGGCGTCCGTGCTCGATATGAGCCTGCCGTCCAAGCTGACCTCGTACTTCATGACCGGCCGGCCGGTGATCGCCTCGGTGGCCGCCGAAGGGGGAACCGCTCAGGAGGTGCTGCGCGCGGGCGCCGGGACGGTGCTCGCACCGGAGGACCCGAAGGCGCTGCTGGCGGAGGTCCGGGCGCTCGCCGACGACCCCGCGCGGGCGGCCCGGCTGGGTGCCCGGGGCCCGCAGTACGTCGAAGAGCGGCTGAGCAGCCGGGCCGGTCTGGAGCGGATCACCGAGCTGCTGCGGATCGCCAGGAAGGGCCGGACGGCGGCGCGGTAG
- a CDS encoding HpcH/HpaI aldolase/citrate lyase family protein yields the protein MRSPKDFFRPLAVGAPTPVREVPFRPSRMIHFFDPGNEKMAAKVPAIAPTVDVLLGNLEDAVAADRKEAARSGLVKIAKDTDFGDTQLWTRINSLDSPWALDDLLTLVGEIGDKLDVIMVPKVEGAEDIHYVDRLLAQLEAKAQVRRPILVHAILETATGVANVEEIAGASPRMQGISLGPADLAASRRMKTTRVGGGHPGYLVREDPHGPDGDAPRATFQQDLWHYTLARMVDACAAHGILPYYGPFGDIKDVTACEDQFRNAFLLGCVGAWSLHPVQIAIAKKVFSPAPADVAWARRVIGAMGDGTGAVMIDGKMQDDATYKQCQVVAELADALAARDPELRDAYAAAEKE from the coding sequence ATGCGTTCTCCGAAGGACTTCTTCCGCCCGCTGGCCGTCGGGGCGCCCACACCGGTACGCGAGGTACCGTTCCGGCCGTCCCGGATGATCCACTTCTTCGACCCGGGCAACGAGAAGATGGCCGCCAAGGTGCCGGCCATCGCGCCCACCGTGGACGTACTGCTCGGCAACCTGGAGGACGCGGTCGCCGCCGACCGCAAGGAAGCCGCCAGGTCGGGCCTGGTGAAGATCGCCAAGGACACGGACTTCGGCGACACCCAGCTGTGGACCCGGATCAACAGCCTGGACTCGCCGTGGGCGCTGGACGATCTGCTGACGCTGGTCGGCGAGATCGGCGACAAGCTCGACGTGATCATGGTGCCGAAGGTCGAGGGCGCCGAGGACATCCACTACGTCGACCGGCTGCTCGCCCAGTTGGAGGCGAAGGCACAGGTACGGCGGCCGATCCTGGTGCACGCCATCCTGGAGACCGCCACCGGCGTCGCCAACGTCGAGGAGATCGCCGGAGCCAGCCCCCGGATGCAGGGCATCTCACTGGGCCCCGCCGACCTCGCCGCCAGCCGCCGGATGAAGACCACCCGGGTCGGCGGCGGACACCCCGGATACCTGGTACGGGAGGACCCGCACGGCCCGGACGGCGACGCCCCGCGGGCCACCTTCCAGCAGGATCTGTGGCACTACACCCTGGCGCGCATGGTCGACGCCTGTGCGGCGCACGGCATCCTGCCGTACTACGGGCCGTTCGGCGACATCAAGGACGTCACCGCCTGCGAGGACCAGTTCCGTAACGCCTTCCTGCTGGGCTGTGTGGGCGCCTGGAGCCTGCACCCGGTGCAGATCGCCATCGCCAAGAAGGTCTTCTCGCCCGCACCCGCCGATGTCGCCTGGGCCCGCCGGGTCATCGGCGCGATGGGCGACGGCACCGGTGCGGTGATGATCGACGGCAAGATGCAGGACGACGCCACGTACAAGCAGTGCCAGGTGGTCGCCGAACTCGCCGATGCCCTCGCCGCCCGCGACCCCGAGCTGCGCGACGCCTACGCCGCGGCCGAAAAGGAGTAA
- a CDS encoding glycosyl hydrolase family 28-related protein, protein MAGRTSPSTGGANRRTVLAGTAAALAAALSGCDPAAPASRQSSDDAAAPAVTGHKPRGKDVIDVVADCGAKGDGRTDDSRAFARAYSYAADRVWDHVGRTVIDVPAGTYLIRKPNALLNAPKGELKANGLRFRGAGKRMTQLRFAPSEPENAYLCRNEDSWANVMFEQLGFVSATPGASFFYSYSTGQAQDYRFTECEWTGEWTYGLALDGSNTNSEMRWDACRVGGAYRKAFLYSGLSEKSVSHGQQDQFLNYWFNDMKVEYAWGNFLEFPYGGSITCRGGSYIVTGRRPEDSGDYGRTSAFFRFPRGPHHDSVQRFHAEDIRFEVRDPDTVVIDCAWDSGTVHFNDCDDTANAFKTFAGGSSPHRYRVGPQGPLVRYDSCQLSGQHTYEQDGGEGPRARYDMCRLRNHSPQDFIKGAGDRVKFVDCLGS, encoded by the coding sequence ATGGCAGGCAGGACCTCTCCGTCAACCGGTGGCGCCAACCGCCGGACCGTACTGGCAGGTACGGCCGCGGCGCTGGCGGCCGCCCTCAGCGGATGCGATCCGGCGGCACCTGCCTCCCGGCAGTCCTCCGACGACGCCGCCGCCCCCGCGGTCACCGGCCACAAGCCCAGGGGCAAGGACGTCATCGACGTGGTCGCGGACTGCGGGGCCAAGGGGGACGGACGTACCGACGACAGCCGCGCGTTCGCCCGCGCGTACTCCTACGCGGCCGACCGGGTGTGGGACCACGTCGGCCGGACCGTGATCGACGTACCGGCCGGCACCTACCTCATCCGCAAGCCCAACGCGCTGCTCAACGCCCCCAAGGGGGAGCTCAAGGCCAATGGCTTACGGTTCCGCGGGGCCGGCAAGCGCATGACCCAGCTGCGCTTCGCCCCGTCCGAGCCCGAGAACGCCTATCTGTGCCGCAACGAGGACAGCTGGGCGAATGTGATGTTCGAGCAGCTGGGCTTTGTCTCGGCCACCCCCGGCGCCTCGTTCTTCTACTCCTACTCGACCGGTCAGGCACAGGACTACCGCTTCACCGAATGCGAGTGGACCGGCGAGTGGACCTACGGGCTGGCCCTGGACGGCAGCAACACCAACTCGGAGATGCGCTGGGACGCCTGTCGGGTGGGCGGGGCCTACCGCAAGGCGTTCCTGTACTCCGGGCTGTCGGAGAAGTCGGTGAGCCACGGCCAGCAGGACCAGTTCCTCAACTACTGGTTCAACGACATGAAGGTCGAGTATGCCTGGGGCAACTTCCTGGAGTTCCCCTACGGCGGCTCCATTACCTGCCGCGGCGGTTCCTATATCGTCACCGGCCGCCGCCCCGAGGACTCCGGCGACTACGGGCGCACCAGCGCCTTCTTCCGCTTCCCGCGCGGTCCGCACCACGACTCCGTACAGCGCTTCCACGCCGAGGACATCCGCTTCGAGGTGCGTGACCCGGACACCGTCGTGATCGACTGCGCCTGGGACAGCGGCACGGTGCACTTCAACGACTGTGACGACACCGCGAACGCCTTCAAAACCTTCGCCGGGGGGAGCAGCCCGCACCGCTACCGCGTCGGCCCCCAGGGCCCGCTGGTGCGTTATGACTCCTGCCAGCTGTCCGGGCAGCACACCTACGAGCAGGACGGGGGCGAGGGCCCGCGGGCCCGCTACGACATGTGCCGGCTGCGCAATCACTCCCCGCAAGACTTCATCAAGGGTGCGGGCGACCGGGTGAAGTTCGTCGACTGTCTGGGGTCCTGA
- a CDS encoding oligosaccharide flippase family protein: protein MTAIRPAGAGGGSAPRAAGGGTGAGTTGGGATADAHGAGGRGSGGRGVGSTARGSLFGLAGSAANALFGFVLVAVITHGLGARGAGAVFTGVAAFTILSNALKLGADTALVRFVSRDLELSGGAGVPGLLRISVLPTLLASAAGAAVLLCSPGLAGLLLPELDPGQAAALIRLFAVFLPVTTVALVLLGATRGYGSVVPFVGVEQIGKPALRVLLAVPLVLLAPSVAGLSVAWLAPGVLGAVAACVSLRRSRRRHPGSGQPPSRAREFWAFAGPRAVSSVFDITAVWIGVILLSVLRGGTDAGIYTAIGRLVTAGSLLQLAIRLAVAPQISRLLAGDDVHGARRLHALSTRWIALFSWPAFLVLAAFPRTVLSLFGPGFGGGATGLVVLAAACLVNVGVGNAQTVILMAGRSVWNLVVAGGAFVVQLGSGIWLVPRYGVLGAAVSWGLAIVVDNGASALLARYRLGFRTVDRGYLYAAVVGAVTVALPVFALRTLFGDTVPGALLGIVLAIGAFCAAVWRYRLPLGVGEFFGALRKRGPGNSL, encoded by the coding sequence GTGACGGCGATCCGTCCGGCGGGCGCGGGCGGCGGGTCCGCGCCACGGGCGGCCGGTGGGGGCACCGGCGCCGGGACCACGGGCGGTGGGGCCACGGCCGACGCGCACGGGGCCGGTGGGCGCGGGTCCGGTGGGCGCGGGGTCGGCAGCACCGCCCGCGGCAGTCTGTTCGGTCTCGCGGGCTCGGCCGCCAACGCGCTGTTCGGGTTCGTCCTCGTCGCCGTCATCACGCATGGTCTCGGGGCGCGCGGGGCCGGTGCGGTCTTCACGGGGGTCGCGGCCTTCACCATCCTGAGCAATGCGCTGAAGCTGGGCGCCGATACCGCGCTGGTGCGCTTTGTCTCCCGGGATCTGGAGCTCAGCGGCGGCGCCGGTGTCCCGGGGCTGCTGCGGATCTCGGTCCTGCCGACGCTGCTGGCGAGCGCCGCGGGCGCGGCGGTGCTGCTGTGCTCCCCCGGGCTCGCCGGTCTGCTGCTGCCCGAGCTGGATCCGGGTCAGGCCGCGGCGCTGATACGGCTGTTCGCGGTCTTTCTGCCGGTGACGACGGTGGCGCTGGTGCTGCTCGGGGCGACCCGGGGCTATGGGTCGGTGGTGCCCTTCGTGGGCGTGGAGCAGATCGGCAAGCCGGCGCTGCGCGTACTGCTCGCGGTGCCGCTGGTGCTGCTCGCACCGAGCGTGGCCGGGCTCTCCGTGGCGTGGCTGGCGCCCGGGGTGCTGGGTGCGGTGGCCGCCTGCGTCTCGCTGCGCCGGTCCCGCCGCAGGCATCCGGGCTCCGGTCAACCACCGTCCCGGGCACGGGAGTTCTGGGCGTTCGCCGGGCCACGGGCGGTGTCCTCGGTCTTCGACATCACCGCGGTGTGGATCGGGGTGATTCTGCTGTCGGTGCTGCGCGGCGGCACCGACGCCGGGATCTACACGGCGATCGGGCGGCTGGTGACCGCGGGGTCGCTGCTCCAGCTGGCGATCCGGCTGGCGGTGGCGCCGCAGATCAGCCGGCTGCTGGCGGGCGACGACGTGCACGGGGCCCGTCGGCTGCACGCCTTGTCGACGCGCTGGATCGCACTGTTCTCCTGGCCCGCGTTCCTGGTCCTCGCCGCCTTCCCGCGGACCGTGCTGTCGCTCTTCGGGCCCGGCTTCGGCGGGGGCGCGACGGGGCTGGTGGTGCTGGCGGCGGCCTGTCTGGTCAATGTCGGCGTGGGCAATGCGCAGACGGTGATCCTGATGGCCGGGCGGAGCGTCTGGAATCTGGTGGTTGCCGGCGGCGCGTTCGTGGTCCAACTGGGCAGTGGGATCTGGCTGGTTCCGCGCTACGGCGTGCTGGGTGCGGCGGTCTCCTGGGGCTTGGCGATCGTGGTGGACAACGGTGCCTCCGCGCTGCTGGCCCGCTACCGCCTGGGCTTTCGCACCGTCGACCGGGGCTATCTGTACGCGGCGGTGGTCGGCGCCGTGACGGTGGCGCTCCCGGTGTTCGCCCTGCGCACGCTTTTCGGGGACACCGTTCCCGGCGCGCTTTTGGGAATTGTTTTAGCCATTGGGGCTTTCTGCGCGGCCGTCTGGCGCTATCGTTTGCCGCTGGGGGTAGGGGAGTTCTTCGGGGCGCTGCGCAAGCGCGGTCCGGGAAACTCACTGTGA
- a CDS encoding adenylyltransferase/cytidyltransferase family protein: MTHRVGYAPGVYDLFHVGHLNILRHAKSQCDYLVAGVVSDEMAVQAKGQAPVIPLTERLEIVRSVRFVDAAFVETVPDKLETWQQVRFDVIFKGDDWRGTSKGDKLERDFATVGVDVIYFPYTVHTSSTLLRKVLDGRANSA, encoded by the coding sequence ATGACGCACCGAGTAGGTTATGCGCCCGGGGTCTACGACCTATTCCACGTCGGGCATCTGAACATTCTCCGGCACGCCAAAAGCCAGTGCGACTATCTGGTGGCCGGTGTCGTCTCGGACGAAATGGCGGTGCAGGCGAAAGGGCAGGCACCGGTTATTCCATTGACCGAGCGGCTGGAGATCGTACGCAGCGTCCGATTCGTGGACGCGGCGTTCGTCGAGACGGTGCCCGATAAATTGGAGACCTGGCAGCAGGTGCGGTTCGACGTCATTTTCAAGGGCGACGACTGGCGGGGGACGAGCAAGGGCGACAAGCTCGAACGGGATTTCGCGACGGTCGGGGTCGATGTGATCTATTTCCCCTACACCGTGCACACATCGAGCACCCTGCTGCGCAAGGTGCTCGACGGGCGAGCGAATTCCGCGTGA
- a CDS encoding glycosyltransferase, giving the protein MRITHVVTLVSDDGAYGGPVSVATGQLGELAARGHEVELVSLWRGRSAPPRSVDGVPLRARRARTLVPGQGFLGLFHPGLLPVLWRRAGRADALHLHAGRDLVSLAALAVAVVRRRPFLVQTHGMVQPRGSAVARLFDRVYVPLLRRATAALVLTDEEEAGLRQVLGPRGPRLVRLPNGVRSRPVDAERSTTDVLFLARLQGRKRPESFVRMAALVHRKRPEVSFTLHGSDEGRLAEVRRLIAEEGLGEMVTYGGALDHDAAVRRTARATVYVLPSVDEPFPMSVLESLAVGTPVVCTDSCGIAGTLRRREAALVTDGSPEQLADAVLRLLEDRPLRERLTRAGHVAVEAEFSLAAVADRLEEWYGSLARPGAR; this is encoded by the coding sequence ATGAGGATCACCCATGTCGTGACGCTGGTCAGCGATGACGGGGCCTACGGCGGTCCGGTGAGCGTGGCGACCGGGCAGCTGGGCGAACTGGCCGCGCGGGGGCACGAGGTGGAGCTGGTCTCGCTGTGGCGGGGCCGGAGCGCACCCCCGCGGTCGGTGGACGGGGTGCCGCTGCGCGCCCGGCGCGCCCGCACGCTGGTGCCGGGGCAGGGCTTCCTGGGCCTGTTCCACCCGGGGCTGCTGCCCGTGCTCTGGCGGCGGGCGGGCCGGGCCGACGCACTGCATCTGCACGCCGGGCGGGACCTGGTGTCGCTGGCCGCGCTGGCGGTGGCCGTGGTGCGCCGCCGGCCGTTCCTCGTGCAGACCCATGGCATGGTCCAGCCCCGCGGCTCGGCCGTGGCCCGGCTCTTCGACCGGGTGTATGTCCCGCTGCTGCGGCGGGCGACCGCGGCCCTGGTGCTCACCGACGAGGAGGAGGCCGGGCTGCGGCAGGTGCTGGGCCCGCGCGGACCACGGCTGGTCAGACTCCCCAACGGGGTCCGTTCCCGCCCGGTCGACGCGGAGCGGAGTACCACCGATGTGCTCTTCCTCGCGCGTCTGCAGGGCCGCAAGCGCCCGGAGTCCTTTGTGCGGATGGCGGCGCTGGTGCACCGCAAACGGCCCGAGGTGTCCTTCACCCTGCACGGTTCCGACGAGGGACGGCTGGCGGAGGTCCGCCGGCTGATCGCCGAGGAGGGGCTGGGCGAGATGGTGACGTACGGCGGGGCGCTCGATCATGACGCCGCGGTGCGGCGGACCGCGCGGGCCACCGTCTATGTGCTGCCCAGCGTCGACGAGCCGTTCCCGATGAGTGTGCTGGAGTCCCTGGCGGTGGGCACCCCGGTGGTCTGTACCGACAGCTGCGGGATCGCCGGTACGCTCCGGCGGCGCGAGGCCGCGCTGGTGACCGACGGGTCGCCGGAGCAGCTGGCGGATGCGGTGCTGCGGCTCCTGGAGGACCGGCCGCTGCGGGAACGCCTCACCCGGGCCGGGCATGTGGCCGTCGAGGCGGAGTTCTCGCTGGCGGCCGTGGCCGACCGGCTGGAGGAGTGGTACGGGTCCCTGGCCCGGCCCGGCGCACGGTGA
- a CDS encoding CDP-alcohol phosphatidyltransferase family protein, which translates to MSQFGYAIRQLSAAQKSAKGVSLYSRYVNRPVGRVLAALGYGLKLTPNQVTMISGVFTFAGVVMIVVLRPSPAAAAGIFAALVLGFALDSADGQLARLTGTGSAAGEWLDHVVDCAKMLALHMAVLVSFYRHFGLSDPRYLFVPIAFQFCAVMVFFGGILTEQLKRADRLRSGTGGPAPTAPASTLRSVALLPVDYGVFCALFLLFGSPDLFLALYCCLLAAHLLFMVAFLVKWYRELSAPGR; encoded by the coding sequence ATGAGCCAGTTCGGATATGCGATCAGACAGCTGTCTGCGGCCCAGAAATCCGCGAAGGGAGTGTCCCTGTACTCGCGCTATGTGAACCGGCCGGTCGGCCGGGTGTTAGCCGCCTTGGGCTACGGCCTCAAACTGACACCCAATCAAGTCACCATGATCAGCGGGGTTTTCACCTTTGCCGGTGTGGTCATGATTGTGGTGCTCCGCCCCTCGCCCGCCGCGGCGGCCGGTATTTTCGCGGCGCTGGTCCTCGGCTTCGCACTCGACTCCGCCGACGGACAGCTCGCCCGGCTCACCGGAACCGGCAGCGCCGCGGGGGAGTGGCTGGACCATGTGGTCGACTGCGCGAAGATGCTCGCCCTCCACATGGCCGTACTCGTCTCGTTCTACCGCCACTTCGGCCTCTCCGACCCTCGGTATCTGTTCGTACCCATCGCCTTCCAGTTCTGCGCGGTGATGGTGTTCTTCGGCGGCATCCTCACCGAACAACTCAAACGCGCCGACCGGCTGCGGAGCGGTACGGGCGGTCCGGCACCCACGGCACCCGCCTCCACCCTGCGCTCCGTCGCCCTGCTTCCGGTCGACTACGGGGTCTTCTGCGCCCTGTTCCTGCTGTTCGGCAGCCCGGACCTGTTCCTCGCGCTGTACTGCTGCCTGCTCGCCGCCCATCTGCTGTTCATGGTGGCGTTCCTGGTGAAGTGGTACCGCGAGCTGTCCGCCCCCGGCCGCTGA
- a CDS encoding CpsD/CapB family tyrosine-protein kinase, which yields MSVIDDPAEEPDQIRDQLRQLFRYRALVVLGLVLGMLGGGAVALLGASTYTATGEVVVHAISTAPFEAGGVSVDKQISMGTERQIAQSASVAAGAAKALKLTADPATLQRDLRVSNPPETQTLMFEYSADSPDRAALLVNAFVRAYLDYRQDAATQRIDKTVSKLSAELKPLQEQRKVLDRRIAAGSGGRATDESERSNLVSEIADLQGRISSLKSLDTTPGDIVRKGDPPAFPSSPGLALLLLAGAVVGLVLGILAAWVRSVLEPRVRSVADVQDNLRAPVLGILPRRQGGAELLEVGGTGRGNRAEAYRTIAFRLVHDQRFAGRGSLLVVSPREHAEAVSVAVNLAGAFAEIGNDILLVEADLRTPQLAQRLPLHRGHARPVPGSWAEGERLAVDAGVDGRFDLLPGREVPNPARALSSPQFARLLNAPSGPNENVVVVTGPLLSHADGLAVAKQAAGVVVVCDLNEVRRDDLDRVWELITGAGGHILGAVLDKGSRGTSLRRLSDGGPTHRKRGRGRPRAAAVPPPPRPGPPPPPSLGPVPQGGPAVDADTTSLRR from the coding sequence GTGAGCGTCATCGACGACCCCGCGGAGGAGCCGGACCAGATCCGGGACCAGCTGCGCCAGCTCTTCCGGTATCGCGCCCTGGTCGTGCTGGGGCTGGTGCTGGGCATGCTCGGCGGCGGCGCCGTCGCCCTGCTCGGTGCCTCGACCTATACCGCGACCGGCGAGGTCGTGGTCCATGCGATCAGTACGGCGCCCTTCGAGGCCGGCGGGGTCTCGGTGGACAAGCAGATCAGCATGGGCACCGAGCGGCAGATCGCGCAGAGCGCGTCGGTCGCGGCCGGTGCGGCCAAGGCGCTCAAGCTGACCGCGGATCCGGCCACGCTCCAGCGTGATCTGCGGGTGAGCAATCCGCCCGAGACCCAGACCCTGATGTTCGAGTACAGCGCGGACTCCCCGGACCGGGCGGCGCTGCTCGTCAACGCCTTTGTGCGGGCGTATCTCGACTACCGGCAGGACGCCGCGACGCAGCGGATAGACAAGACCGTCAGCAAGCTGAGCGCCGAACTCAAACCGCTGCAGGAGCAGCGCAAGGTGCTGGACCGGCGGATCGCGGCCGGGAGCGGGGGGCGGGCCACCGATGAGTCCGAGCGCAGCAATCTGGTGTCGGAGATAGCGGATCTGCAGGGGCGTATCTCCAGCCTGAAGTCCCTCGACACCACACCCGGCGACATTGTCCGCAAGGGCGATCCGCCGGCCTTCCCGTCCAGTCCCGGTCTCGCCCTGCTGCTGCTCGCCGGGGCGGTGGTCGGTCTGGTGCTGGGCATCCTGGCGGCCTGGGTCCGCTCGGTGCTGGAGCCGCGGGTCCGGTCGGTGGCGGATGTGCAGGACAATCTGCGGGCGCCGGTGCTGGGGATCCTGCCGCGCCGGCAGGGCGGTGCGGAGCTGCTGGAGGTCGGGGGGACCGGCCGCGGCAACCGGGCGGAGGCGTACCGGACGATCGCTTTCCGGCTGGTGCACGACCAGCGGTTCGCCGGACGCGGCAGTCTGCTGGTGGTCTCGCCCCGGGAGCACGCCGAGGCGGTCTCGGTCGCGGTCAATCTGGCCGGTGCGTTCGCCGAGATCGGCAATGACATCCTGCTGGTCGAGGCCGATCTGCGCACGCCGCAGCTCGCCCAGCGGCTGCCGCTGCACCGTGGTCACGCCCGTCCGGTGCCGGGCAGTTGGGCGGAGGGTGAGCGGCTCGCCGTGGACGCGGGGGTGGACGGGCGGTTCGATCTGCTGCCCGGCCGGGAGGTGCCCAACCCGGCGCGTGCGCTGTCCTCCCCGCAGTTCGCGCGGCTGCTGAACGCACCGTCCGGCCCGAACGAGAATGTCGTGGTCGTCACCGGTCCCCTGCTGTCGCACGCGGACGGGCTGGCCGTCGCCAAGCAGGCCGCCGGGGTCGTGGTGGTGTGTGATCTCAACGAGGTCCGCCGGGACGATCTGGACCGGGTGTGGGAGCTGATCACCGGCGCCGGCGGGCACATCCTGGGGGCGGTCCTGGACAAGGGCAGTCGTGGGACGTCGCTGCGCCGGCTGTCGGACGGCGGGCCGACGCACCGTAAGCGCGGCCGGGGCCGTCCGCGGGCCGCCGCCGTGCCACCGCCGCCGCGGCCGGGCCCGCCGCCCCCGCCGAGCCTCGGCCCGGTGCCGCAGGGCGGCCCGGCCGTCGACGCCGACACCACCTCGCTGCGCAGGTGA
- a CDS encoding fibronectin type III domain-containing protein: protein MLAAAVLGTASTALSAGPAQATGESTLTADPLSTWQTDGIVWAMAYAKGIVYVGGTFSHIRPPGAAPGAAGELARKNFAAFDAKTGEPLPCAPAFTGGTGTVRAMKAAPDGSKIYIGGSFGKAGPVGRSNTAALNTANCTIGADWQPTVSSTVRALDVTDDTVYIGGGFDTVQGQTRERIAALRPDGELLPFKATIRGSSVGNDPTPAVNAITVAPQLNKVIIGGRFTSVNGSWSTVHALAGLDATTGRVVNSFTGWIPQRSAVKALVNDGTNFYLGAEGTGGGVFDGRAAGRLSDGGQLWKDTCLGATQAVLPYKGVLYSGSHAHDCSNTPGGFTDIGNRQHFLAQSISDKTILPWFPDTNDGIGEQIGPRALTMADGVLWAGGEFTTVNDTPQQGLTRFSAASDTGAPQVPLLSGASGSRGKITLNWKASWDRDDGVLTYKIFRDGEYLTSVSQDSRYWNRPNMSYTDTVQPGEQHRYSIEVTDGTNVSGRNGPVYVTARN, encoded by the coding sequence TTGCTCGCCGCCGCTGTGCTCGGCACCGCGTCCACCGCCCTTTCCGCCGGACCCGCCCAGGCCACCGGCGAATCCACGCTCACCGCCGATCCGCTGAGCACCTGGCAGACCGACGGCATCGTGTGGGCCATGGCCTATGCCAAGGGCATCGTCTACGTAGGAGGCACCTTCAGCCATATCCGGCCACCGGGCGCCGCCCCCGGTGCCGCCGGAGAGCTCGCCCGTAAGAACTTCGCCGCCTTCGACGCCAAGACCGGTGAACCGCTGCCGTGCGCCCCGGCGTTCACCGGCGGCACCGGCACGGTCCGGGCCATGAAGGCCGCGCCCGACGGCTCAAAGATCTACATCGGCGGCTCGTTCGGGAAGGCCGGCCCGGTGGGCCGGTCCAACACGGCCGCCCTCAACACCGCCAACTGCACCATCGGGGCGGACTGGCAGCCGACGGTCAGCTCGACCGTACGGGCCCTGGACGTCACCGACGACACCGTCTACATCGGCGGCGGTTTCGACACCGTCCAGGGGCAGACCCGCGAGCGGATCGCCGCCCTGCGGCCCGACGGTGAGCTGCTCCCGTTCAAGGCGACGATCCGTGGTTCCTCGGTCGGCAACGACCCGACACCGGCGGTCAACGCCATCACGGTCGCCCCGCAGCTCAACAAGGTCATCATCGGCGGCCGGTTCACCTCGGTGAACGGCAGCTGGTCGACCGTGCACGCGCTGGCCGGGCTGGACGCGACCACCGGGCGGGTCGTCAACTCCTTCACCGGCTGGATTCCGCAGCGGTCGGCGGTCAAGGCGCTCGTCAACGACGGGACCAACTTCTATCTGGGCGCCGAGGGCACCGGCGGCGGGGTCTTCGACGGCCGCGCCGCGGGCCGGCTGTCGGACGGCGGGCAGCTCTGGAAGGACACCTGTCTGGGCGCCACCCAGGCCGTACTCCCGTACAAGGGCGTCCTCTACAGCGGCTCCCACGCGCATGACTGCTCCAACACCCCGGGCGGCTTCACCGACATCGGCAACCGCCAGCACTTCCTGGCGCAGTCGATCTCGGACAAGACGATCCTGCCGTGGTTCCCGGACACCAACGACGGGATCGGCGAGCAGATCGGCCCGCGAGCGCTGACCATGGCGGACGGCGTGCTGTGGGCGGGCGGTGAGTTCACCACCGTCAATGACACACCGCAGCAGGGCCTGACCCGGTTCTCGGCGGCGTCGGACACCGGGGCGCCGCAGGTGCCGCTGCTGAGCGGTGCGAGCGGGTCCCGGGGCAAGATCACGCTGAACTGGAAGGCCTCGTGGGACCGGGACGACGGTGTCCTGACCTACAAGATCTTCCGCGATGGCGAGTATCTGACCTCGGTCAGCCAGGACTCGCGCTACTGGAACCGGCCCAACATGAGCTACACGGACACCGTGCAGCCCGGGGAGCAGCACCGGTACTCGATCGAGGTCACCGACGGCACCAATGTGTCCGGGCGCAATGGCCCGGTCTATGTGACCGCCAGAAACTGA